In Vespula vulgaris chromosome 10, iyVesVulg1.1, whole genome shotgun sequence, the following are encoded in one genomic region:
- the LOC127066959 gene encoding uncharacterized protein LOC127066959 isoform X5, whose product MLQCCGVGGGASTAPQAPQLQATGSAVGATTSTIMQDPVLESILEQMRDTEARRTDLERQHAEAQNQLREKIAGRYQGPESVEALQSKIRELEKKTELQMVKHEELSLELTSLRRARSRGPAVGHVTSAIPTSTWPPAGSEIDRIIAKIEQDSSSAGRMLHDLDHARGNITTQQPSATQSILRSSSENLPNLGQHQHPPHPHALNLGMPTQMSHYAGSPMPLTPMMPGCPPLTPNGPPYHYSEPIPPAPSLSTSQSQPAFQQKLQQYQQQQQQQTDLSSSHSQGALPSQQKQQAHTHFTSNQYQESYPHTQTYQQPLQQQQHPSSTSYLTASNQSVIPHYTQPTQTAQSYQLNGSQHGSQQRNFLYDCQQSTTYPNLSMSTHPNGTYSSGASYNPQLSHLNYSVPPSNITQTTLSTLTPYSTASFHSTLGPLTSVPQTVLPFSSVQSTYATSGSTYSTVGTNAFGTSGVGSGRFMRFLIGTTSGSLLQAIGDPLQAMQQLSAQSQANQLQQQAIIQQIQQSLRASSPTATGTTGHHFLGPRQMPKIPTSILTNPLDRLTNENIVSEGQVDMLDIPGKGRCYVYIARFTYEPFQHSPNENPEAELPVQGGDYLLVWGQPDEDGFLDAESLDGRRGLVPANFVQKLIGEDLLEFHQAVLGLRDVDDSASTNIPQVSNCYLQDIDLELAALEEGNRNRQAELSAYAELDNIAEDDEQEPPVPAPQHLTLERQLNKSVLIGWTAPENPHQLESYHVYVDGVLKVTVKATERTRALVEGVDSTRPHRISVRSVTHSRRTSRDAACTMVIGKDIALGPTAVKASNVTATSAVISWLPSNSNHQHVVCVNNVEVRTVKPGVYRHTITGLAPSTIYRVTVKAKNLRATHFEDQNAQAVNNFACHVHFKTLPKGLPDPPVDIQVEAGPQDGTLLVTWQPVALNGSAVTGYAVYADGKKVTDVDSPTGDHALVDIHKLMGLNPKHITVRTKSRESQSGDSCATAIPCSVLRSGTSTHLQHGAPHMLDQGQQQQQQSSVIQQDDPNRHRMAAQRYPTAPVPSHMRRQGTRVDAHGQVIIETDENLSDKEIFPGQSISQMAVPEITKDSASEANYSEEDDPSRRGRGMSPHHHRYGPQGPQGPPGAYRSVRMGGPGRPQDAYYDQTGNQRMRGPMYGARVNQAQGGNVHPASGVQQMNKRARRFIALFDYDPTTMSPNPNACEEELQFSEGDTIKVYGEKDADGFYWGECRGRRGYVPHNMVEELKDQNQGGQGQPNRRGPASNERWGDIYASMPMKKMIAMYDYNPQELSPNPDAQVELPFHAGNEICVYGEMDSDGFYMGELNGVRGLVPSNFLIEASNQGQPSQGGRRPPGQSQGPGARGPPPPPREPPPTGHRRSKDACIVPVSVPVCHLDSRQQQQQQQQPLMNNQQHQLQQNNPPHLAYQQANHHSYTTVTTSNQHGPSHLPSGGGVMGAHQQGPLPPHLQQQGKGRGGVGNRAAGSNLPGGMQAPGQHMQPQQQLDYQGQQQQNQPYQQQPNQQNQNYQQSNQGYPQQGQQGFGQQAGQQYQQPQQQQQGQHQQQQQQQVQQSNQGYGQQNQGPSMQSSQPSSKPMRGIPAVLPTAQSKTTPNTTQGQQQQQQPQQQQSTGPNLMQKFTEMAGASAGGDILSKGKELIFMKFGLGK is encoded by the exons ATGTTGCAGTGCTGTGGCGTTGGAGGTGGCGCTTCCACGGCACCTCAGGCTCCGCAGCTGCAGGCTACCGGATCTGCTGTCGGGGCTACCACCTCCACGATCATGCAGGACCCAGTTCTCGAGTCCATCCTCGAG CAAATGCGAGACACCGAAGCTCGGAGGACAGATTTGGAACGACAACACGCGGAAGCACAGAATCAGTTACGTGAGAAGATAGCAGGTCGATACCAAGGACCAGAATCAGTCGAAGCCCTACAATCGAAAATCAGAGAATTGGAGAAAAAAACCGAATTGCAGATGGTCAAACATGAGGAATTATCGCTGGAACTGACGAGTTTAAGAAGGGCTCGAAGTCGTGGCCCAGCGGTTGGTCACGTTACATCCGCAATACCCACATCCACTTGGCCTCCGGCTGGCTCTGAAATTGATAGAATTATTGCAAAGATTGAACAAGACAGTAGCAG tgCCGGCAGAATGTTACACGACTTGGACCATGCTCGAGGAAATATAACTACACAGCAACCTTCGGCCACGCAAAGTATTCTTCGATCCAGTTCGGAGAACCTTCCTAATTTGGGCCAACATCAGCACCCTCCTCATCCACATGCTCTTAATTTGGGGATGCCCACGCAAATGAGCCAT TACGCAGGATCGCCCATGCCATTGACGCCAATGATGCCTGGTTGTCCGCCGTTGACGCCAAACGGGCCACCGTATCATTATAGCGAACCAATACCTCCAGCACCATCTCTCTCTACTAGTCAGTCGCAACCTGCTTTTCAACAAAAGCTCCAGCAAtatcaacaacagcaacaacaacaaacggATTTGTCGAGTTCTCATTCTCAGGGAGCCTTGCCCTCCCAACAAAAGCAACAAGCGCACACACACTTTACAAGTAATCAGTATCAAGAGAGTTACCCGCATACGCAAACTTATCAGCAACCGCTTCAACAGCAACAACACCCGAGCTCGACTTCGTACCTGACAGCGTCGAATCAAAGTGTGATACCTCATTATACGCAGCCAACTCAAACTGCGCAAAGTTATCAATTAAATGGCAGTCAGCATGGTTCTCAACAG aggaacttTTTATACGATTGTCAACAGTCCACGACATACCCTAATCTATCAATGTCGACGCATCCTAATGGGACGTACAGTTCAGGAGCTTCTTACAACCCTCAACTGTCTCACCTTAATTATTCGGTTCCGCCGTCGAATATCACGCAAACGACCTTATCAACGTTGACACCATATTCGACGGCATCCTTCCATTCAACGTTAGGGCCGCTTACGAGCGTTCCTCAAAccgttcttcctttctcgagCGTTCAAAGCACCTATGCTACAAGCGGCTCGACTTATTCCACTGTCGGGACCAATGCTTTCGGCACCTCGGGCGTCGGCTCGG GACGTTTTATGCGATTTCTCATAGGCACTACATCAGGAAGCTTGTTACAAGCAATAGGAGATCCTTTACAAGCGATGCAACAACTTTCTGCTCAATCGCAAGCCAATCAATTGCAACAACAAGCGATTATTCAACAAATACAACAAAGTTTGCGAGCTAGTTCGCCAACGGCGACAGGCACAACGGGTCACCATTTTCTTGGTCCAAGACAAATGCCAAAAATCCCTACTAGTATACTTACTAATCCTTTAGATAGATTGACCAATGAAAATATAGTATCTGAAGGTCAAGTCGACATGTTGGATATACCTGGCAAGGGTAGATGTTACGTTTACATAGCTCGCTTCACTTACGAGCCCTTTCAGCATTCGCCTAATGAAAATCCAGAAGCTGAGTTACCCGTACAGGGCGGGGATTACCTTCTTGTTTGGGGTCAACCAGACGAGGATGGTTTCCTTGACGCTGAATCTCTCGATGGAAGGCGTGGTCTCGTACCTGCTAACTTTGTACAAAAGTTAATCGGTGAAGATCTGTTGGAATTTCATCAAGCTGTCCTCGGCCTTAGAGACGTCGATGATTCTGCTTCAACGAATATTCCACAAGTGAGCAAT TGCTATCTGCAGGACATCGATCTAGAATTAGCAGCTTTAGAAGAGGGAAATCGAAATCGACAAGCTGAGTTATCTGCTTACGCTGAATTAGACAATATTGCGGAAGATGACGAACAAGAACCACCAG TTCCGGCGCCGCAGCACCTCACTCTCGAACGACAACTCAACAAGAGTGTCCTGATTGGGTGGACCGCTCCTGAAAATCCTCATCAACTAGAATCCTATCATGTCTACGTGGATGGTGTACTGAAGGTTACCGTCAAAGCTACGGAAAGAACGAGGGCATTGGTCGAAGGAGTTGATTCTACTAGG CCCCACAGAATAAGCGTACGATCGGTGACGCATTCGAGAAGAACATCAAGGGACGCAGCTTGTACAATGGTGATCGGCAAAGATATTGCTTTGGGTCCAACTGCCGTAAAAGCATCCAACGTGACAGCAACCAGCGCCGTGATATCATGGTTGCCAAGTAATAGTAATCATCAACACGTAGTTTGCGTGAATAACGTCGAAGTCAGGACCGTGAAGCCAGGAGTTTACAGACATACGATCACCGGTTTGGCACCCTCGACGATCTATAGGGTAACGGTGAAAGCGAAAAATTTAAGAGCAACGCATTTTGAGGATCAAAATGCACAAGCGGTAAACAATTTTGCCTGTCATGTCCACTTTAAGACATTGCCCAAAGGATTGCCAGATCCTCCGGTCGATATCCAG GTGGAGGCTGGACCGCAGGACGGCACTTTGCTAGTGACCTGGCAGCCTGTTGCCCTAAACGGTTCGGCCGTCACCGGTTACGCGGTGTATGCCGATGGAAAAAAAGTCACCGACGTTGACAGTCCCACCGGTGATCACGCTTTGGTCGACATACACAAACTTATGGGCCTGAATCCAAAACACATAACAGTCCGTACGAAGAGTAGGGAGAGTCAATCGGGTGACAGTTGTGCTACAGCGATACCTTGCAGCGTTCTTCGAAGTGGTACGAGTACTCATTTGCAACACGGTGCTCCACACATGCTCGATCAAggccaacaacaacaacaacaatcgaGCGTTATACAACAGGACGATCCGAACCGTCATCGTATGGCAGCTCAGCGATATCCTACTGCACCTGTTCCATCGCACATGAGAAGACAAGGTACCAGAGTCGATGCGCATGGTCAAGTAATCATTGAAACAGATGAAAACCTCTCCGACAAGGAAATATTTCCAGGACAGAGCATCTCTCAAATGG CTGTTCCAGAAATCACGAAGGATTCTGCCAGCGAAGCCAACTATAGCGAAGAGGATGATCCATCCCGAAGAGGTCGTGGAATGTCACCTCATCATCATCGATACGGTCCTCAAGGCCCTCAAGGACCACCTGGAGCATATAGATCGGTTAGAATGGGAGGACCTGGTAGACCTCAGGATGCTTATTACGATCAAACag GTAATCAAAGGATGAGAGGACCTATGTATGGAGCTAGAGTAAATCAAGCTCAAGGTGGCAACGTTCATCCAGCAAGTGGCGTTcaacaaatgaataaaaggGCACGCCGATTCATCGCATTGTTCGATTACGATCCAACTACTATGTCACCAAATCCTAACGCTTGCGAGGAAGAATTACAATTCTCCGAAGGAGACACCATCAAg GTATATGGTGAAAAGGATGCCGATGGTTTTTATTGGGGCGAATGTCGTGGTAGACGAGGATACGTGCCGCATAATATGGTTGAGGAATTAAAAGATCAAAATCAAGGTGGTCAAGGACAACCTAATAGACGAGGTCCTGCATCCAATGAAAGATGGGGGGATATTTATGCGAGTATGCCtatgaagaaaatgatagCGATGTACGATTATAATCCACAGGAACTCTCACCTAATCCGGATGCG CAAGTCGAATTACCGTTCCATGCGGGTAATGAAATTTGTGTTTATGGTGAAATGGACTCCGATGGATTTTACATGGGTGAACTTAACGGAGTTCGCGGTTTAGTGCCAAGTAATTTCCTCATAGAAGCATCTAACCAGGGTCAACCTTCTCAAGGAGGTAGAAGGCCACCGGGACAAAGTCAAGGACCCGGTGCGAGGGGTCCACCACCCCCACCACGAGAACCTCCGCCAACTGGGCACCGTCGTAGTAAAG ATGCCTGCATTGTGCCTGTGTCTGTCCCTGTCTGTCACTTAGACTCtagacaacaacaacaacaacaacaacaaccactAATGAACAACCAACAACATCAACTACAACAAAACAATCCACCGCATCTAGCGTACCAACAAGCGAATCACCATAGCTATACGACTGTAACCACGTCTAATCAGCATGGGCCCAGTCACTTGCCTTCCGGCGGTGGTGTCATGGGTGCCCACCAGCAAGGGCCCCTTCCACCCCACCTTCAACAACAG GGGAAGGGGAGGGGAGGCGTGGGCAATCGAGCCGCTGGTAGTAACTTGCCAGGTGGTATGCAGGCTCCGGGACAACACATGCAACCGCAACAGCAGCTCGATTATCAAGGTCAGCAGCAACAAAATCAACCGTATCAACAACAGCCGAATCAACAGAATCAGAATTATCAGCAATCAAACCAGGGATACCCGCAACAAGGACAACAGGGCTTTGGACAGCAAGCTGGACAACAGTATCAACAAccgcaacaacaacaacagggACAGcatcaacagcagcagcagcagcaggtGCAACAATCGAATCAAGGATATGGTCAACAAAACCAAGGACCATCGATGCAGAGTTCACAGCCAAGCAGCAAACCTATGAGGGGTATACCCGCTGTCCTTCCAACTGCTCAAAGCAAAACTACACCGAACACTACACAAGgccaacaacaacagcaacagccaCAACAGCAGCAGAGTACGGGTCCGAATCTAATGCAAAAATTTACAGAAATGGCAGGTGCCAGTGCAGGCGGAGACATTCTCTCGAAGGGCAAAGAGCTTATCTTTATGAAGTTTGGCTTGGGCAAGTGA
- the LOC127066959 gene encoding uncharacterized protein LOC127066959 isoform X2, translating to MLQCCGVGGGASTAPQAPQLQATGSAVGATTSTIMQDPVLESILEQMRDTEARRTDLERQHAEAQNQLREKIAGRYQGPESVEALQSKIRELEKKTELQMVKHEELSLELTSLRRARSRGPAVGHVTSAIPTSTWPPAGSEIDRIIAKIEQDSSSAGRMLHDLDHARGNITTQQPSATQSILRSSSENLPNLGQHQHPPHPHALNLGMPTQMSHYAGSPMPLTPMMPGCPPLTPNGPPYHYSEPIPPAPSLSTSQSQPAFQQKLQQYQQQQQQQTDLSSSHSQGALPSQQKQQAHTHFTSNQYQESYPHTQTYQQPLQQQQHPSSTSYLTASNQSVIPHYTQPTQTAQSYQLNGSQHGSQQRNFLYDCQQSTTYPNLSMSTHPNGTYSSGASYNPQLSHLNYSVPPSNITQTTLSTLTPYSTASFHSTLGPLTSVPQTVLPFSSVQSTYATSGSTYSTVGTNAFGTSGVGSGRFMRFLIGTTSGSLLQAIGDPLQAMQQLSAQSQANQLQQQAIIQQIQQSLRASSPTATGTTGHHFLGPRQMPKIPTSILTNPLDRLTNENIVSEGQVDMLDIPGKGRCYVYIARFTYEPFQHSPNENPEAELPVQGGDYLLVWGQPDEDGFLDAESLDGRRGLVPANFVQKLIGEDLLEFHQAVLGLRDVDDSASTNIPQVSNCYLQDIDLELAALEEGNRNRQAELSAYAELDNIAEDDEQEPPEVYLFSDLVPAPQHLTLERQLNKSVLIGWTAPENPHQLESYHVYVDGVLKVTVKATERTRALVEGVDSTRPHRISVRSVTHSRRTSRDAACTMVIGKDIALGPTAVKASNVTATSAVISWLPSNSNHQHVVCVNNVEVRTVKPGVYRHTITGLAPSTIYRVTVKAKNLRATHFEDQNAQAVNNFACHVHFKTLPKGLPDPPVDIQVEAGPQDGTLLVTWQPVALNGSAVTGYAVYADGKKVTDVDSPTGDHALVDIHKLMGLNPKHITVRTKSRESQSGDSCATAIPCSVLRSGTSTHLQHGAPHMLDQGQQQQQQSSVIQQDDPNRHRMAAQRYPTAPVPSHMRRQGTRVDAHGQVIIETDENLSDKEIFPGQSISQMEITKDSASEANYSEEDDPSRRGRGMSPHHHRYGPQGPQGPPGAYRSVRMGGPGRPQDAYYDQTGNQRMRGPMYGARVNQAQGGNVHPASGVQQMNKRARRFIALFDYDPTTMSPNPNACEEELQFSEGDTIKVYGEKDADGFYWGECRGRRGYVPHNMVEELKDQNQGGQGQPNRRGPASNERWGDIYASMPMKKMIAMYDYNPQELSPNPDAQVELPFHAGNEICVYGEMDSDGFYMGELNGVRGLVPSNFLIEASNQGQPSQGGRRPPGQSQGPGARGPPPPPREPPPTGHRRSKDACIVPVSVPVCHLDSRQQQQQQQQPLMNNQQHQLQQNNPPHLAYQQANHHSYTTVTTSNQHGPSHLPSGGGVMGAHQQGPLPPHLQQQGKGRGGVGNRAAGSNLPGGMQAPGQHMQPQQQLDYQGQQQQNQPYQQQPNQQNQNYQQSNQGYPQQGQQGFGQQAGQQYQQPQQQQQGQHQQQQQQQVQQSNQGYGQQNQGPSMQSSQPSSKPMRGIPAVLPTAQSKTTPNTTQGQQQQQQPQQQQSTGPNLMQKFTEMAGASAGGDILSKGKELIFMKFGLGK from the exons ATGTTGCAGTGCTGTGGCGTTGGAGGTGGCGCTTCCACGGCACCTCAGGCTCCGCAGCTGCAGGCTACCGGATCTGCTGTCGGGGCTACCACCTCCACGATCATGCAGGACCCAGTTCTCGAGTCCATCCTCGAG CAAATGCGAGACACCGAAGCTCGGAGGACAGATTTGGAACGACAACACGCGGAAGCACAGAATCAGTTACGTGAGAAGATAGCAGGTCGATACCAAGGACCAGAATCAGTCGAAGCCCTACAATCGAAAATCAGAGAATTGGAGAAAAAAACCGAATTGCAGATGGTCAAACATGAGGAATTATCGCTGGAACTGACGAGTTTAAGAAGGGCTCGAAGTCGTGGCCCAGCGGTTGGTCACGTTACATCCGCAATACCCACATCCACTTGGCCTCCGGCTGGCTCTGAAATTGATAGAATTATTGCAAAGATTGAACAAGACAGTAGCAG tgCCGGCAGAATGTTACACGACTTGGACCATGCTCGAGGAAATATAACTACACAGCAACCTTCGGCCACGCAAAGTATTCTTCGATCCAGTTCGGAGAACCTTCCTAATTTGGGCCAACATCAGCACCCTCCTCATCCACATGCTCTTAATTTGGGGATGCCCACGCAAATGAGCCAT TACGCAGGATCGCCCATGCCATTGACGCCAATGATGCCTGGTTGTCCGCCGTTGACGCCAAACGGGCCACCGTATCATTATAGCGAACCAATACCTCCAGCACCATCTCTCTCTACTAGTCAGTCGCAACCTGCTTTTCAACAAAAGCTCCAGCAAtatcaacaacagcaacaacaacaaacggATTTGTCGAGTTCTCATTCTCAGGGAGCCTTGCCCTCCCAACAAAAGCAACAAGCGCACACACACTTTACAAGTAATCAGTATCAAGAGAGTTACCCGCATACGCAAACTTATCAGCAACCGCTTCAACAGCAACAACACCCGAGCTCGACTTCGTACCTGACAGCGTCGAATCAAAGTGTGATACCTCATTATACGCAGCCAACTCAAACTGCGCAAAGTTATCAATTAAATGGCAGTCAGCATGGTTCTCAACAG aggaacttTTTATACGATTGTCAACAGTCCACGACATACCCTAATCTATCAATGTCGACGCATCCTAATGGGACGTACAGTTCAGGAGCTTCTTACAACCCTCAACTGTCTCACCTTAATTATTCGGTTCCGCCGTCGAATATCACGCAAACGACCTTATCAACGTTGACACCATATTCGACGGCATCCTTCCATTCAACGTTAGGGCCGCTTACGAGCGTTCCTCAAAccgttcttcctttctcgagCGTTCAAAGCACCTATGCTACAAGCGGCTCGACTTATTCCACTGTCGGGACCAATGCTTTCGGCACCTCGGGCGTCGGCTCGG GACGTTTTATGCGATTTCTCATAGGCACTACATCAGGAAGCTTGTTACAAGCAATAGGAGATCCTTTACAAGCGATGCAACAACTTTCTGCTCAATCGCAAGCCAATCAATTGCAACAACAAGCGATTATTCAACAAATACAACAAAGTTTGCGAGCTAGTTCGCCAACGGCGACAGGCACAACGGGTCACCATTTTCTTGGTCCAAGACAAATGCCAAAAATCCCTACTAGTATACTTACTAATCCTTTAGATAGATTGACCAATGAAAATATAGTATCTGAAGGTCAAGTCGACATGTTGGATATACCTGGCAAGGGTAGATGTTACGTTTACATAGCTCGCTTCACTTACGAGCCCTTTCAGCATTCGCCTAATGAAAATCCAGAAGCTGAGTTACCCGTACAGGGCGGGGATTACCTTCTTGTTTGGGGTCAACCAGACGAGGATGGTTTCCTTGACGCTGAATCTCTCGATGGAAGGCGTGGTCTCGTACCTGCTAACTTTGTACAAAAGTTAATCGGTGAAGATCTGTTGGAATTTCATCAAGCTGTCCTCGGCCTTAGAGACGTCGATGATTCTGCTTCAACGAATATTCCACAAGTGAGCAAT TGCTATCTGCAGGACATCGATCTAGAATTAGCAGCTTTAGAAGAGGGAAATCGAAATCGACAAGCTGAGTTATCTGCTTACGCTGAATTAGACAATATTGCGGAAGATGACGAACAAGAACCACCAG AAGTCTACCTGTTTTCGGACCTAGTTCCGGCGCCGCAGCACCTCACTCTCGAACGACAACTCAACAAGAGTGTCCTGATTGGGTGGACCGCTCCTGAAAATCCTCATCAACTAGAATCCTATCATGTCTACGTGGATGGTGTACTGAAGGTTACCGTCAAAGCTACGGAAAGAACGAGGGCATTGGTCGAAGGAGTTGATTCTACTAGG CCCCACAGAATAAGCGTACGATCGGTGACGCATTCGAGAAGAACATCAAGGGACGCAGCTTGTACAATGGTGATCGGCAAAGATATTGCTTTGGGTCCAACTGCCGTAAAAGCATCCAACGTGACAGCAACCAGCGCCGTGATATCATGGTTGCCAAGTAATAGTAATCATCAACACGTAGTTTGCGTGAATAACGTCGAAGTCAGGACCGTGAAGCCAGGAGTTTACAGACATACGATCACCGGTTTGGCACCCTCGACGATCTATAGGGTAACGGTGAAAGCGAAAAATTTAAGAGCAACGCATTTTGAGGATCAAAATGCACAAGCGGTAAACAATTTTGCCTGTCATGTCCACTTTAAGACATTGCCCAAAGGATTGCCAGATCCTCCGGTCGATATCCAG GTGGAGGCTGGACCGCAGGACGGCACTTTGCTAGTGACCTGGCAGCCTGTTGCCCTAAACGGTTCGGCCGTCACCGGTTACGCGGTGTATGCCGATGGAAAAAAAGTCACCGACGTTGACAGTCCCACCGGTGATCACGCTTTGGTCGACATACACAAACTTATGGGCCTGAATCCAAAACACATAACAGTCCGTACGAAGAGTAGGGAGAGTCAATCGGGTGACAGTTGTGCTACAGCGATACCTTGCAGCGTTCTTCGAAGTGGTACGAGTACTCATTTGCAACACGGTGCTCCACACATGCTCGATCAAggccaacaacaacaacaacaatcgaGCGTTATACAACAGGACGATCCGAACCGTCATCGTATGGCAGCTCAGCGATATCCTACTGCACCTGTTCCATCGCACATGAGAAGACAAGGTACCAGAGTCGATGCGCATGGTCAAGTAATCATTGAAACAGATGAAAACCTCTCCGACAAGGAAATATTTCCAGGACAGAGCATCTCTCAAATGG AAATCACGAAGGATTCTGCCAGCGAAGCCAACTATAGCGAAGAGGATGATCCATCCCGAAGAGGTCGTGGAATGTCACCTCATCATCATCGATACGGTCCTCAAGGCCCTCAAGGACCACCTGGAGCATATAGATCGGTTAGAATGGGAGGACCTGGTAGACCTCAGGATGCTTATTACGATCAAACag GTAATCAAAGGATGAGAGGACCTATGTATGGAGCTAGAGTAAATCAAGCTCAAGGTGGCAACGTTCATCCAGCAAGTGGCGTTcaacaaatgaataaaaggGCACGCCGATTCATCGCATTGTTCGATTACGATCCAACTACTATGTCACCAAATCCTAACGCTTGCGAGGAAGAATTACAATTCTCCGAAGGAGACACCATCAAg GTATATGGTGAAAAGGATGCCGATGGTTTTTATTGGGGCGAATGTCGTGGTAGACGAGGATACGTGCCGCATAATATGGTTGAGGAATTAAAAGATCAAAATCAAGGTGGTCAAGGACAACCTAATAGACGAGGTCCTGCATCCAATGAAAGATGGGGGGATATTTATGCGAGTATGCCtatgaagaaaatgatagCGATGTACGATTATAATCCACAGGAACTCTCACCTAATCCGGATGCG CAAGTCGAATTACCGTTCCATGCGGGTAATGAAATTTGTGTTTATGGTGAAATGGACTCCGATGGATTTTACATGGGTGAACTTAACGGAGTTCGCGGTTTAGTGCCAAGTAATTTCCTCATAGAAGCATCTAACCAGGGTCAACCTTCTCAAGGAGGTAGAAGGCCACCGGGACAAAGTCAAGGACCCGGTGCGAGGGGTCCACCACCCCCACCACGAGAACCTCCGCCAACTGGGCACCGTCGTAGTAAAG ATGCCTGCATTGTGCCTGTGTCTGTCCCTGTCTGTCACTTAGACTCtagacaacaacaacaacaacaacaacaaccactAATGAACAACCAACAACATCAACTACAACAAAACAATCCACCGCATCTAGCGTACCAACAAGCGAATCACCATAGCTATACGACTGTAACCACGTCTAATCAGCATGGGCCCAGTCACTTGCCTTCCGGCGGTGGTGTCATGGGTGCCCACCAGCAAGGGCCCCTTCCACCCCACCTTCAACAACAG GGGAAGGGGAGGGGAGGCGTGGGCAATCGAGCCGCTGGTAGTAACTTGCCAGGTGGTATGCAGGCTCCGGGACAACACATGCAACCGCAACAGCAGCTCGATTATCAAGGTCAGCAGCAACAAAATCAACCGTATCAACAACAGCCGAATCAACAGAATCAGAATTATCAGCAATCAAACCAGGGATACCCGCAACAAGGACAACAGGGCTTTGGACAGCAAGCTGGACAACAGTATCAACAAccgcaacaacaacaacagggACAGcatcaacagcagcagcagcagcaggtGCAACAATCGAATCAAGGATATGGTCAACAAAACCAAGGACCATCGATGCAGAGTTCACAGCCAAGCAGCAAACCTATGAGGGGTATACCCGCTGTCCTTCCAACTGCTCAAAGCAAAACTACACCGAACACTACACAAGgccaacaacaacagcaacagccaCAACAGCAGCAGAGTACGGGTCCGAATCTAATGCAAAAATTTACAGAAATGGCAGGTGCCAGTGCAGGCGGAGACATTCTCTCGAAGGGCAAAGAGCTTATCTTTATGAAGTTTGGCTTGGGCAAGTGA